In Carassius gibelio isolate Cgi1373 ecotype wild population from Czech Republic chromosome B17, carGib1.2-hapl.c, whole genome shotgun sequence, the genomic stretch ATGTGATCCCTGAAGTATTTAAGCTGCATTGCAGGTGTGATGATCAACCCTTGACACAGGATTGAGTGAGATGGAGGTTGTCAGCTGCTGCTGCTAGAGGGCTTCTGGGGCTCTCCATTGGCGCGCGCTGGAGGCGAGAGGAGATCTCTGAACTCCGgacaacaacaaacacacacaataacacaTGGCTGACACGCACATCATATCAACAGGATTTTATTACAGAGAAAATAACCATAAAACAGATTAAAAAGTTTGGCATTGTATGTTTATGTTAACAGAACGGATAAGTTTGTAAGAAACTGAAAACAAACGAGTAAATAGTTAACAAGTTAGCTAGCTTAAATTATGTCTGTTAAATTCTGAAAAGGAATAGCTACTTATTAATTTTagggtaaaaataataaataaagaacgcAAACATAATGATAATGATTTACCTTTCCAATATTTACTTTTCGGACAATCAggatttttcagtttttaatcgcaaatgcattttaatgtttaattaaatatgcaggtttgattgacaataataataataaaaaaataataattcaaacgtgtaatatttttggcaaaagaaaaaaaaaaaactcctgctGTGGTAGAATCCTGTTTAGATAGAAAAAAAGCTGATGTGTGTAATATTAATTATGACTCAAATATAAAATGTTGCCCAATCAAGCCTCACAGATGGCAGATTTCTGTAAAATGTTCGGAGTCGTTCGTTTGCAGCGAGTGCACAACTTTGGTGACACATTTTTTTTAGCTGTCTTTTTTTACAACAATTGAATTAAATTGCACACTAAACGTATGTAATATTGCAGGATGCCTTTTTTGAGGTATGGGAACATACAGATTCAGTAACAAATGAAATCTCTTGAGCGTAATTAAAtctgtgttttaaaacaaaactataactttaaaattgttttcaccctatataattaaatgtacacatatctttattatttgttgaaatttacatttcatttaaaccTTTGAAGAGTAGAGGGACACCGAAACTGAGAAACTTTATTCAGTCCCCGAGCGAGTTTAATTGCCTAATATATCAATACCCCCCATTTATATATCTGGCAACAGAAGGTCCTCCTCGTTTCAGACAATTTCATTGCGTCATTGCTATTGGTTAAGAGTTCGCCGACACTGCGTTTACGTCACGAGGACGCCCAGGCAGAGAGTATTTGATTGGGGAGCAGTCAGTCCGCTCTTGTGACAAGGAGCTGAAGGTGTGATAACAGAGGGCTGAAGGAAGGGCTGGTAAGCAAGCCAATTTAAAAATACTTAGttggtatttgtttgtttttttgtaaactttTCCACTGTATTGCTGTTTcctgtgttttgtgtgtattcGGTATTAAAGTTAACATCTTCTCTAGGAAGCGCAGAGATTCACTGTCATGTGACTGCGATGTAATGCTTGTGTTTGCACCGTGTGCTGCTTCTCTACAGGTTTATTTGAACCATGGATTATTACCGTGTGCTCGGcgttgttttattttctcttctggCTTACACTAATGCCGAGCAGGTGAAATATGCCGACTGTGGTAAGTACTTCGTTTGTGAAgttcatatatttaataattcGTTTGGTCTTAATTCCAAACTTTATTTTCCTCGCTTTTTCCTTAACAGGCTCAACAGAAGGAAAAGTTTCTGAGGTTAACATCCAGCCCTGCCCATCACAGCCATGCCAGCTTCACAAGGGACAGTCCTACACAGTCAATGTAACCTTCACCAGCAGTGAGTTGCTTTTTCACATCTAGTGACCCCTCAAATAAACCAGATCTAATGCAGGAAATCAACAACTTGTTTATGTGTGCCCTAGGTGTTGCCAGTCAGAACTGCACAGCTGTGGTTCACGGAGTGGTCTCTGGGATCCCCGTCCCCTTCCATATTCCTCAATCAGATGGGTGCAAGTCTGGAATCCAGTGTCCTATCGAGCCACAAAAAGTTTACAGCTACGTCAACCAGTTGCCTGTCAAGACCGGGTATCCAGCAGTGAGTGCTAACTTCCTCAATTAGCTCTTGTTCTAAAAAATGCTGTAATGTTGCATGCATTCACTTCCTTATTTGTTGGTTTGTTTATTAGATAAAACTGGTGGTGGAATGGGAATTAATAGATGACTTCAGCAAAGACTTATTTTGCATCAAGTTCCCTGTTCAGATTGTGAACTGAAGGCCAACAGTGAACCCAAGACACTTTCAAAGGGATACAATTAAGAACCGAGGCATCTGGATGTGTGCCTAAACACTTTTCTATAGAccttttatatgtaatattggtatgatttattcaatttttttttctaaccatgacacatttagtcattttaatgtATGGTCTTTAATTATGCACACAGTGTCCCTCTAAAGAAGTTGCCTAATCCTAGTTtgtttctaaaattgtattaatgATTCACCAGAACGAGACTCTAACAAGCAAACCGTGGTCCGTTCCGGTGATTAAATCAATTGTGCACGAACTGCTTTGTGGCTAGACCGATGTTTGGATGGGTCTATTCAGAGTTTCTTTAAACCAATTGCTTGTGaactttttactttcattttaaatcTGCATATTTAATAAAGATTGCATcttaaaataagcttttttttcttttaagatctGTAAATCTGGCGACAAGCAAAAAGCCACATTTGACATGTAGCTATGTATGTTAATGTCTgaattaaataaactatttttatttttatgacaaacCATGATTGAATTCCGTCTTCGTTTTAAATCCTGGATAACAAAAATCATTCctactggcttttttttttttttttttttataatcgataaaaaaaaaaaaacaactttaatcccaaacttgtgtgtgtatattttggaATCATTAActagataatttatttaaattcattacTTATATATTAGTGTATTAATTATAGAATTTTGTAAACATGTAAAGCTGCAAAGTTGTGTGGTTACAAGAAAATGCCGTCTGTACAAAGGTTTattaatttgtccatttaaaggaaagtcctttttttttattttttattcctgttTCAGTTTTGTTCTCAGGTAGCaacttttatattcattttgaggtcacctgtcgtgtgtgtgtgtgtgtacagttgtGCTTCACCATGTAATACATGAATTTATGATGATCAAACAAGCTGTAAGAGAAGACACCTTTGTCTTTAAATGATTTCTTATGCTCCTGCAACCTGATTTACTGGCTACAAAACTGAATCATGAAGCCAAAATAACATTTGAATGTGTGCTTTTTATTACAAGGAAACAAAAGCAAGCAACATTCCCTCAGGTACAGAAGTTTTTTGTGCCATGTACATCATTTAAACCCCCTCTTACTCGTTTTCCCTTCTGTAAATTATTAGGATGTTTGGGACTGATATTGAGGATATTGTTTCACAGGAATTTACTAAAAGCAGAGGACCACTTCTGTTCACTTGACCCTATTATCACCATCACAAACCAGCTGGATACACATCAATTTCACAGGTCAAAATAAAAACCCAACATGAGGTAGAAACCCATCATACAACCACTtcctgtatgcatttatttaaatgaatctcTTCACTTTTCTTTACGCAGCCCTTTCAAACAAAGTCAGAGAACGGCTGCTTTATCTCATTTAGTGCAATTCTGTGCAAGATCAAGCATTTTGTTTTGACCGGTCAATCAATGACTCATTCTACACAACATACAATCTCTCTTccggaaaaacaaaacaaacaaaaatcatttaaaaccaTATTTTAAAAACACCAATATTGGACAATACATATAACATGATATGCTAGCTGTTGCCACTATAGAACTATCATTAAccataataaatgtcttttactTTACAACAACAAGTCGAGCATTGACATTCATACAAACATGCTgctatgtaatgtaatgtaattgcaGTGAAGAAGATTTTGCTCAACTCTTTTGAAAGTAAAAGGCATAACGCTTCTGTTTCAGAGCTAAAATGCACTGTTTTTACCCTTGAGTAAGGTTTAAGAAACTGACAAATGtttccattttcttaaaaaaattacaaataaaatactttgGGGCTGGCAGTGGATATCACCACCATGTTTTGGCTTTTCAATCGTTTCTGCTGATTTCGACAGATGAAGCAACAGATGTGTTTTCACAATCAAAAAGGGAAATTATCTGTAGCAAACAAAAGGAAGGGAAGATACTGAATGTATCGGGATTTCTAAATAACTATCTTGTAGACAGGTTTAACTGATATTAAAAGAAAACTGAATTGTTAGACATGTGAATGGACGTAGTAAGGCATCggatatgttttaaatgttaatactTTAAAGAGCCATGCTGCACGGTTGATGGAAGTACAGTATGGAGCTCTATTCGGCAGGACCCAGTTCATCCAAAATCGTGTGTTAACACAAAAGACTTCAGTTCAAAAATGTTCCCGTAGTCCTCACAACAGCACTGCTATTTCTCAGggttatttcaaaatgttaaataaaaaaaattgagtatTCACCTGGGCCCATTGTGGCATAGCAATGATACCTCtccaaataatagtaaaatactttaaaacatcACAAGCAAGTCGGTTTGTCAAATCAACACCAAGATCTGTTAAAACATATCACAGACTAAAAGCTGGAAAGGGTAGCACTGATGCTTGAAGCGGAGAGCGGCACAGGACTTGGATGAACTGTTAGCGAGCAAAGATATTGGGAATGATACTGAAGCCCTCACTGTCCGTTCTGTTTGAGCCTCTCCAGTCTCTGTAGCAGAGCGTTTCCAAACGCTTCTCTGTATCCGGGGCTGAGGGAGTCCAGCAGTGAGTAAACGGTCTCATGATACTGGGAGCTCAAGCCCTCATCCACCTGATCGAAGCCGTGTCCCACCACCTACAAGACAACGAACAGAAACAGAGCCGGTCACACTTGTGATCCAAAACAGACCAAAGAAATGGATGTGTTTGTTAATGAAATTAATGTTGTATGTTATAGGTTTCAATAATATTTAGtctttaatattgtttattttacggGGATTTCATTGAACCACAAAATATTCCCCTGTATTATGCACCACTGATTTACAACTGTTAACTGATTAAAATCCAGACCACTAGATATATCGACAGCCATATCAATTTAACTATAAATATAGGGCTGTGTATTCTCTAGTTGCTTATTTTCTGAGTATTTTCCAAACATAATTGTTTACCTTTTAAGTTTTCCATGTGGATATCAAAAACTACTACATTATGGCttgttttttagatttatttattcaccTTTTGACGTCATCCCAGCATTAAGGCTATTTTCATGGTGATCTCTGAACAAATTGTGGGTGATTTGTAGACGGTACTGACAAAAGTTGCTCTGTATATTAGTATGTTTTGTATTACCCATTAATTTTCTACGGCAACcattttttaactcaaactgagcaatgttttttttttattaaacttttctaTGGAGTCCCACACATGGCATAAAGTAGGCTAAATTGTTCGCAGGTTTTAATATTTCCTTCCCTCTATTTATAAATAGTCCGCACATTTTACTATTTCCAATTATTACAATTCtgagaaatgtaaataaataaaatataaaaacattaaattatttggtCTAAAATGAACAAAGACAACCAGAAAGTTAGAAAGATTATcttcaacattgaaatataatataatataatattaactaatataatataacataatataatatacacatacatacatacatacatacagctAGTTTGAAGACTGCACtccacttttaaaaatatatatatttttggatatGCCATATTACCTAACTGATCACCATAGGTAATACATATGACCAgctgtaacattttttttaaaataccatATATCATTTTGTAATGATTTCTCACGTCCATATAAATAATTCCATAGACTGTGCAAAAGTCACAAGAGTTTCATATTTTGGTAGAAAATGACCACCAGAGttaaaagcatagaaacacacacgCACTAAATTTCCTACCATTCATATGAAGAAATCATATGATTTGAAATCAAAACTAAAACTTTTCACTCTAaacgttaaataaaataactgaagaCCAACAGGGGGTGGTAAGGTTCGTAGATCAAAAGTAGTGGAcccctcctcatcctcatccccaGGAACACATCAAACTGTCAGTCTTGAAAGCCTTGTTTTCATGTTTGGCATCACTCACCCTTAACCCTGCCTCGGTGAGCTCCAAGCAGTATCGTTTTCCCTCTCTGGTCTCCAGGTTTATGTAGGCCATATCCAGTCCGCTGGAGAGACTGTGAGAGACGTGCATGTCTGTGACCGCGAAGAGCACATCACTgaccaccgcctcggcctccagccGCATGTCCttcacctcccccagctccacacAGCGCTCCTCATACGAACACTTCGACAGCTCCTCCGGCGTACAGTCCACCTCCATCCCCTGAAACAGCCATCGGTCATCAGACATCAGAGCTGCGCGTTCACAAACATCTGACGCCGCCTGATCTGATTCAGATCTTGAGCGGGCGCGAGCACGAGCACTGTTAAACCACGTTACTTAGCACCTCTGAAGTACACGAAGTACCattactttataattttttttagtacgAATAACACTTAAGGGGTTAGAAACAAACatttaacacacatttaaatgtgtattgtATGAAGTCATTTGCATAAAGGCAATTTGTAAAGCGTTAGCTTATGCTGACGATAGAGGCTCTCGCAGCGCAAAGGTTCCATATAGCACAAGCTCCCGGTCATAGTAACAGAATAATTGTATGACCACATGAACAACAAGGTTATATGTTATATGATACAGTCTGAAACGGTTAATATGTAGTATTATCATCATTTTATGAGTTACTAACCTCCTCCGGGGATAGTTCGCCAGAACACTTCCGGCTCATGCCGGCTTAGGACTCAAGTGTGTCAATTAAGCGCCGCTGTTGCGCAGCGCAGCTTCTGCGTATCCGCCTCGACAAACGTTACAGTATCTATGATTTTATTGgggaaacatatttttaaaaatataatagcaATTATAATAATGTCTATATATGTGATTTAGCTGTATATGAGGATACAAAGCTAGTAGATAAAACTGTGCGGGTGGATGCGCGAGGTTTGGGGGAGGAGGGGCTTCTAGATCATTCTTCAATCTCCACAAATAACAACAGTGCTTAGTTACAGTCCAAAGAACTGAACACAGTTTATGAACTTCATTACATTTCATAACTTCGTGCTATTTTCTAACATTTGACTATTTATTGTTATCATATCATTAAACTATATTCCAGCTTCTCCACAAGTGTTACTTCTGAAAATGGGAATGGATTTGATGCCATAAACATTTATTCCCAAACTTCAGAAAACTCGCCAACGAAACAATGGCAAATgcttattaaaatgaatttattgatAAAATGAAAATTGATAAGCAAAGGAGAATATATTGCATAATTTTGTCAGTTCAGCCACTTAAATAATAACATTGTATTGTGGCATGTTGTTATCAGTTTGCTGTGTGTAAATACAGTGTAACGAATTAGATCACAGATTTAAAGAAATAGACTAATATAAGACTTGACTTCAGATCATCAGCTAAATCAGTCACAGCATGCGATTTAAGACTACTTACCATAAATAAAGCGATTTTCCTGTTCTTATCAGAAATTCTTCCAGTCTGTAGTGAAAATAACAGTCTCCTGTAGCTGCGTGGAAGGACTGTGTAGCAGCTGTGCAGAGCGGATGCTCGTGAACACACCGCGCGTGAGCGAGTGCGCAGTCACGAGCGTGTTTGTAAACATCATCATAAAGACAAACTGTCATGCTGCTTTCACACCAGCCGACAGCCACTCATAATTTGCAGGAGGACTCCCATCTTCAGTTTAATATATCTGTTATTACCGAGCGACGCATCAGTTGAGCAGAAAAACTTGAATGAAGTTGGGTATAATTGATTGTGTTTAGCCAGCATGCTAGTTCACCCTAAGCCAAATAACAACGGTTAGTCAGCTATTTTGTAATACAGGTATGTTATTTTCCTTTGTCATTCTGAATTTAAATAACTACAGCCGAGACGGTTAAATTGTAGCCCTTTTTGGCTGCTGTGATTCGTGTGACTCCGGGATTTTTCATTGTTAGCAGCCAAATAAACTCACCAACCTTTAGGGAATTGCACAAAGTGTTGGTCATCATTATTAAGTCCTTCACATCGTGTTGAATTACTTGTTTTGCAGATGTGATTTGTTCTGGCATCCACATCAGTTGTATATATATCTAAACTTAATTTAAGTTTGGTGCCTAggcaacattatttatttaagtacaaaaataactaaaactaaataaatctaataaataaaagaaatatttcatagacaaagtaaaaaacaaaaatgaaaaaataaaattaagttaaattaaaatataatctaattcaaaatatctaTAAGAACtatatttatgtttcaaatactacatttacattttacatttagttatttagcagacactttttttcAAAGCGACTTGCaaagaggacaacagaagcaatcagaaCCAACCAAAGAGCAACAATATgtaagtgctgtgacaagtctcATTAgtctaacacagtacatgtagcaaggttttttatataataaataaaaaaggaatagaaaaggaaaaaatagaaAAGGAATAGAGAACACTAGAGTTAGAggtcatttttataaacataGAGTATGCTAGTATTTGAGTGTCATTttctataataaaaagaaaacgagtAGATGGAACAGAAAAAGAATAGCGAACTTTggtccttttttaaataaaaagaaaacaagtcataGAATAAAAATAGAATCGAGGGGGCAAATGTTAGAGGgtcaagttttttaaataaatagataaaaaggaaaacaagataaaaaataacTAGAATAGAGAGTGCCAGTGTTAGAGTGTCaaggaagagatgtgtttttagctgtTTCTTGGAgctggctaaggactcagctacTTGGATTgagtaaaataacactgatggGAATATGTGGAATTTAGTGCATTAAATGTCCTCATTTGTTTCAGTACACACTGAACCCAAGAGACGGTCAAGATGCCATGGCCATTTTCGGAGTCTATTAAGAAGCGGCCCTGCAGGTACCTGCTGCATCGATATCATGGTAATTACCTCCAGGAGAAGCTGAGTTTGGACCAGCTTAGTCTGGACCTCTATCAACGCATGGGCTCACTTGCTCAAGTGCCACTGGACAAATGGGTAAGTTCAGTACATTTTGTGTTATTGACCCTTTTTTGAGTCCAAAATCATACTATCATGCACCCAACCAAGCTGGACACATCATTAAACTGATATTTGATTAAAGATGTCTTACCGGATTCTTTCACTAATGGAATCTGACATTTCATTACCGGATTTAAAAGAGAGTGGTTTTCTTAATAGTATTTTCAACCTATCCTCaagtaataattatatttcatattacataTTTCATGCTTCTTCAGTCCCTGAGATCCTGGAGTCTGTGGATGCTTCATTTGAGGTGAGCGAGGGCTTCATCCAGGCCGTATCTCTCACTGTGCCATGGGCCTCACTGCTGCAGGACAGCTGCACACTGGAAGTGAGGGGCTTGGAGATGGTGTTCAGGCCAAGACCTCGAATGGGTAGGAAGCATCTTTGAAATCAGAATTCTTTTTCAGATGGCAAGCCATAATTTTGACAAATGTTTAATTGCAGTGCTGTGTATTCTACAAAATgtacagtgtgtttttttttctcatttaaaatgtttgctcTATAATAAGTTTAGTGATATATTTTTCTATCTaataattttatatgaattttaataaattaaatat encodes the following:
- the LOC127976118 gene encoding GSK3-beta interaction protein isoform X1, with product MSRKCSGELSPEEGMEVDCTPEELSKCSYEERCVELGEVKDMRLEAEAVVSDVLFAVTDMHVSHSLSSGLDMAYINLETREGKRYCLELTEAGLRVVGHGFDQVDEGLSSQYHETVYSLLDSLSPGYREAFGNALLQRLERLKQNGQ
- the LOC127976118 gene encoding GSK3-beta interaction protein isoform X2, with the translated sequence MGMEVDCTPEELSKCSYEERCVELGEVKDMRLEAEAVVSDVLFAVTDMHVSHSLSSGLDMAYINLETREGKRYCLELTEAGLRVVGHGFDQVDEGLSSQYHETVYSLLDSLSPGYREAFGNALLQRLERLKQNGQ
- the LOC127976117 gene encoding NPC intracellular cholesterol transporter 2, which codes for MDYYRVLGVVLFSLLAYTNAEQVKYADCGSTEGKVSEVNIQPCPSQPCQLHKGQSYTVNVTFTSSVASQNCTAVVHGVVSGIPVPFHIPQSDGCKSGIQCPIEPQKVYSYVNQLPVKTGYPAIKLVVEWELIDDFSKDLFCIKFPVQIVN